One Deltaproteobacteria bacterium genomic region harbors:
- the sucD gene encoding succinate--CoA ligase subunit alpha gives MSILVDEQTRLLVQGITGREGQFHTRQCVAYGTRVVAGVTPGKGGQLMDDIPVFNTVEQACRETGANASMIFVPPAFAADAIMEAAAAGVPLIVAITEGIPVLDMMKAYHFVKEAGSCLIGPNCPGIISPGKCKVGIMPGPIHKQGSIGVISRSGTLTYEVVDQLTKNNVGQSTCLGIGGDPIIGTSFIDALKLMEADPDTSGMVMVGEIGGSAEEDAAEFITREVSKPVVGFVAGLTAPPGRRMGHAGAIISGSSGTAQAKIDAMEAAGITVVRNLGQLGTTAREVFG, from the coding sequence ATGAGTATACTTGTTGATGAACAGACGCGCTTGCTCGTCCAGGGAATTACCGGCAGGGAAGGGCAGTTTCACACCCGCCAGTGCGTGGCCTACGGCACCAGAGTGGTGGCCGGGGTTACTCCAGGCAAGGGGGGCCAGCTCATGGATGACATTCCCGTGTTCAATACGGTAGAGCAGGCTTGCCGGGAGACGGGCGCCAATGCCAGTATGATCTTTGTACCACCTGCCTTTGCAGCCGACGCCATTATGGAGGCGGCGGCTGCCGGCGTACCGTTGATTGTTGCCATTACTGAAGGGATACCTGTTCTGGACATGATGAAGGCCTATCACTTTGTCAAAGAAGCAGGTTCTTGTCTAATAGGGCCGAACTGCCCCGGGATTATTTCCCCAGGCAAGTGCAAGGTGGGCATCATGCCCGGGCCGATCCACAAGCAGGGCTCCATAGGCGTGATTTCTCGCAGCGGCACCCTCACCTACGAGGTGGTTGATCAGCTCACCAAGAACAATGTGGGCCAGAGCACTTGCCTGGGTATTGGCGGCGATCCCATTATTGGCACCTCTTTTATTGATGCCCTCAAACTGATGGAAGCAGATCCCGATACCAGCGGCATGGTGATGGTTGGCGAGATTGGCGGTTCTGCAGAGGAGGATGCCGCAGAGTTCATTACCCGGGAGGTGAGCAAGCCGGTTGTCGGCTTCGTGGCAGGTCTGACAGCGCCGCCCGGTCGTCGCATGGGGCATGCGGGCGCCATCATCAGCGGCTCCAGCGGCACAGCCCAGGCCAAGATCGATGCCATGGAAGCGGCAGGCATCACCGTGGTGAGGAATCTCGGCCAGCTGGGCACGACGGCCCGCGAGGTGTTTGGCTAA
- a CDS encoding sugar phosphate isomerase/epimerase, whose product MSEQNPSDNGLLQLVQVNAPFDLLVEKYLDVFLYHRVNPEIGFSAAVLDEVDHKRLQFVADLLARHGLTTTVHGPFMDLAPGGLDEEVRQVSRRRFHRLLDLAPIFEPKAIVFHAGYDDRRYHEHRSRWLENSITTWEPLVARAEKLRVPIQLENTYEETPEMILAVLEKISSDYFGFCFDIGHQHVFARAPLAEWLDCLGDYLGHVHLHDNDGRCDSHQAIGDGSAPFHELFQYLGNNNRRPVITLEPHAEENLWLSLQSLRELWPWELTGPA is encoded by the coding sequence GTGAGTGAGCAGAATCCTTCAGACAACGGCTTACTTCAGCTGGTGCAGGTGAATGCTCCTTTTGATCTCCTGGTTGAAAAATACCTGGATGTCTTCCTCTACCACCGAGTCAATCCAGAGATTGGCTTCAGCGCAGCAGTCCTTGATGAGGTGGACCACAAACGTTTGCAATTTGTGGCGGACCTGCTGGCCCGGCATGGGCTGACAACCACGGTGCACGGCCCCTTCATGGATCTGGCGCCCGGTGGCCTGGATGAAGAGGTCAGGCAGGTAAGCCGCCGCCGGTTCCATCGTCTCCTGGACCTGGCTCCCATTTTCGAGCCAAAGGCGATCGTCTTCCATGCCGGCTACGATGACCGTCGATATCACGAACACCGCAGCCGCTGGCTGGAAAACAGCATCACTACCTGGGAGCCCCTGGTGGCAAGAGCCGAAAAACTTCGAGTCCCCATTCAGCTGGAAAACACTTATGAGGAGACTCCGGAGATGATTCTGGCGGTTTTGGAAAAGATATCTTCAGACTATTTTGGTTTTTGTTTCGATATTGGACACCAGCATGTCTTTGCCAGAGCTCCCCTGGCGGAATGGTTGGATTGTCTGGGAGACTACCTCGGCCATGTTCATCTTCACGACAATGATGGCCGCTGTGATTCTCACCAGGCCATAGGAGACGGCAGTGCACCTTTCCATGAACTTTTTCAGTACCTTGGCAACAACAACAGGCGGCCGGTCATAACCCTGGAACCACACGCAGAGGAGAACCTCTGGCTCAGCCTGCAAAGTCTGAGAGAACTCTGGCCATGGGAGCTTACAGGTCCAGCATAG
- a CDS encoding KH domain-containing protein — MKALVEYIVKALVDHPEQILIAERSGRNTIIIELAVAKDDIGKVIGKDGRTINAIRTIVNAAGASQKKRVVLEVMG, encoded by the coding sequence ATGAAAGCGTTGGTGGAATACATTGTCAAGGCGCTGGTGGATCATCCAGAGCAGATCCTCATAGCCGAAAGAAGCGGACGCAACACCATAATTATAGAACTGGCGGTGGCCAAAGACGATATAGGCAAGGTTATCGGCAAAGATGGCCGGACAATCAATGCCATACGCACCATAGTCAATGCCGCTGGCGCCAGCCAGAAAAAGAGGGTTGTGCTGGAAGTAATGGGTTAA